The Rhodovulum sp. P5 DNA segment TCTATCAAAATGGCAATGGCGTCCAAAAGCGGGTGCCATGCCTGATTGTTTGACCGGAAGGTGAGTGTCTTGAGGATCACCGGCAGAATGCGCCGATAGTGCTGCGCGTAGGATCGGCGGACCTTGCGGTGTACGCGGTATGAAAACGACGGGTTCTCCGCATGATACTCAGCGGCCAGGTCGCTGATGGTCTTTTGGCCGACGGCCGGGAATATCACATCCCTGACACGACCATCGGGATCGGCATTGGCCGCAATCGCCATCTTGAACAACAGTGCCGTTTTGCCTTCGACCTTGCGATATTCGGCCACAAGCTCCTTGATGACCTTGGTTTCTGCGCGCGCCGATATCTTGTGTGTGATGCTGATCAGAAGATCGCCAAGTTCATCAGTCAATTCAGCTTCACGGGGAACAAGGAAGCAGAAAAGCAACGCATAACGCGTCTCATCAGGATGCCGCCGCATGTCCCATGCGTCTTCCGAACCAGCGCGTAGGCGAAACCGCTCAACAATATCGGGATGCACATCCTCCAGGATGCTACGGTCGAGGCCAACTGCACGGACAGCTTCCAGACGCTCTACCGTTTTGAGCACATTCTCAACGCTGGCAGCCCCAGAACTGCGCGCAACCTCGGCAAATGGTGAAAAGCCGCCCTCCGTCTCAAGCAACGCGTCAAGGCGGGCACGCTGATCATCGGCAAGGCGCTCCGAAATACGTGCAAACACAATACGCTCGAACCGGCGTTCCGCCCGGGCCAGCAAATTCGCCTCGGCTTTAGCCTTGGGACGGATCATTCGATTGGACAGGAACCGCTCTGTAATCACCGCGTCCAACGTTGCTTGGTTGGGTGCGGTTGGCAAAACGATCTCGATCAGCCAATCCAAGAAAAGCGCGCGGGCTTCCTTGTCAAAAAGTGCGATATCGAGAAACGACATAACCTGACGCCGATAAAAGCGATCGGTCCTCTTCGGAACAATGGCAAGCCCATCATCATCGGCGGCGGCGATCTGCGAAGCCAAAAACTTAAGAACCTGCGGAGAGACCAAATCCAACGATTTGGGAAATCGGGCGTGAAGCTGGAAATATTTGAGATAGTAACAAAGCGTCAGACGGCGCGACTCAGAAGTGCCTTTCAACAACCCCAGCTCAGAAGCGCTCAAAACCCAATGCGCCCGTAACTCTTCATCAGACCAAATCTGTTGCATACATATTCCAATTCTTCTAATTATCGGAATATACTTACGGAACACTCCTACTTGTCAACAGACAAAACCAACCCCTAAAATCTTGCCGTTTTTGACCCCCTTCGTGCGTACAGGGCCGACGAGCTGCGCGAGACGCTGGGCCAGTTCGAGCAAGCCAAGAACTTCGGCTCACTGATCGTGCCGAAGCTGCGCGACCCGGCCGAGACGCTGAGGGTGGTCGAGGCGCGGGATTTCGGTGGGGACCTGTTGCTGAAGGAAGTGCAGCAGCGCATCGTGGCCGTGCTGCGCATGGCCGAGGCGCTGTCGCCGAAGTATCACGCGGTGGTGGCCAACCCGCCGTACATGGGCAACGGCGGTATGAACTCTAAACTACAGGGCTTCGCTAAGGCTGCTTTCCCAGACAGCAAATCTGACCTGTATGCAATTTTCATGGAGCGATCGGTCAAACTGGCACGGAAGTCGGGCATCGTTTCCATGATCAACATGCAATCCTGGATGTTTCTCCCCTATTTCGAAGCTTTGCGCAGCAAGCTATTCAGCAACACACATGTTCTGACCATGGCACACCTGGGGCCACGTGCCTTCGATTCTATTGGGGGCGATGTGGTTTCAACGACAGCCTTCTGTATTCAGAACTCACGAAAGATGGATCACCTGGCTCAATTCATCCGGCTTGTCGACGGGCGTGACGAAGAAGCAAAATCAACGGCCTTGCTAGCGGTAGCTTCCGGAAGGTCGGAGAAGAACAAGTACTTTGCATCCCAAAACCAGATCGAGCATCTCCCTGGAAACCTGTGGCCTATTGGTTAGGACAAAACTTCCTTGATGCGTTTTCCAAAGCGGAACGACTTGGTGAAGTCTTCCCCACGAGAACCGGTCTACAGACAGGCGATAACGGAAAATTCGTTCGACTATGGCACGAAGTGGACCGAGCGCAATCTTCGCTGGCACCATCAAGTGCCGATGAGGCAAGAAATTCCTCGCTTAAATGGTTTCCGCTTAATGCAGGTGGAACTTACCGGCGTTGGTTTGGAAACAATGAGAAAGTAGTTGATTGGCAAAACGACGGACAAAATATTCGCAAAGATAAACTCGAACGCCTGGATCGAGGCGAAATTCTCGCCAGCAACTCCAAACCAAAGAACGAAGCATATTACTTTCTGCCTGCCGTTACGTGGACACGCATCAAGTCCCGAACGTTTGGCGTGAGAGTTTGTGAAGCTGGTACGATCTTCGACATGGCAGGGTCGTCAGTGTTCCCCGGAGAAGGCAATATTCCAATCGTTTCAGCTTTCCTTAACACCAAAATTTGCGATGAAGCTCTCGCTGCGATCAATCCGACTGTTACGACACAACCGGGTGACGTTGCGCGCTTTCCCTGGCTAACATCGGCCATTCAAGGCGCCGAGAAAGAAATTCTCCAAGTTGGCGCAAAGGCCATTCAAACAGCCAAATCCGACTGGGACGCCTACGAAACCTCCTGGGATTTCACCACGCTCCCGCTGCTCTCTCCCGAGCATCGCGGGGAGACGCTGGCGGAGAGCTATGCCACGCTGCGCGCCCACTGGCAGTCCATGACGGACGAGATGCAGACCCTTGAGGAAGAGAACAACCGCATCTTCATCGACGCCTATGGCCTCTCAGCCGAGCTGACCCCCGAGGTGCCGCTGGAAGAGATCACCCTCACCTGCAACCCCGCCTATCGCTATGGCGTGAAGGGCTCCGAGGCAGACCGCGAAACCCGCCTGCGCACCGACACCATGGCCGAGTTCCTCAGCTATGCCGTGGGCTGCATGTTCGGGCGCTACAGCCTTGACGCGCCGGGCCTGATCCTCGCCAATCAGGGCGAGCGTCTGGAGGATTACCTTGCCCGCGTGCCCGAGCCGACCTTCGCGCCGGACGCCGACAACGTCATTCCCGTGCTGGATGGCGATTGGTTCCCTGACGACATCACCGAGCGCTTTCGCCTGTTCCTGCGCGTTACCTTCGGCGAGGCGCATTTCCGCGAGAACCTGCGGTATATCGAAGACGCGCTTGGCAAGGACATCCGCAAATACTTCACCAAGGATTTCTACGCCGATCATGTGAAGCGCTACAAGAAACGCCCGATTTACTGGATGTTCTCCAGCCCCAAGGGCACATTCAACGCGCTGATCTACATGCACCGCTATCGCGGCGACACCGTCTCGGTCATCCTCAACGACTATCTGCGCGAGTTCATCAGCAAGCTTGAGAGTGAGCGTGGGCGGCTTGAAAAGCTGTCCGACGATCCAAGCGCCAGCCAGGGTCAGCGCACCAAGGCGCTGAAAGACATGGCCATCATCGTCAAGCACATCGACGAGCTGAACGAATGGGAGCGCGATGTCGTCTTCCCGCTCGCACAGGCCAAGATCGAGATCGACCTCGATGATGGGGTGAAAGCGAACTATCCGAAGTTCGGCGCGGCGCTTAAGAAGATCCCCGGACTAGAGGCCAAGGATGACTGACCGGATCACCGCCAGCCTAAGACGCCTCTTCGACGAGCATCGCATCGTCTTCTGGTATGACGCCGCGCGCGACATGCGGGGAGAGTTTGATGCGCTCGATCTGGCGGGCGTGACCAAGGTGGAGATCACCAACAACCAGTTCGGGCTGAAATACCGTATGCTGCGCCAGGAGCCGAAGGCGAAGTTTCTGGTGTTCCATGACGGGCCAGAGCCTGGGAACGCGGCGAACTGGCTGCTGGACCTGCAGTTGGCGACAGCAGTGTTCAAGGCGGATCAGGCGGCGAGCTGGCTTGGTGAGCTGGGCCTGCCGCCGCAGTTTGAGAACGTCGTGCGCGACCATATGGAGTTCTACCGCTCCAAAGCGCGGGTGGCTGAACTGAAACGGCTCTTGAATGCCGCCGATACCCAATCGCAGGTTCTGCTGCGAATGCTTGCCGTCTGTGCTGGCGCCGAAGGTGGGCTTGATACTGTGGTCGAAGCGCTGTTGGGCGAACTGGCTGAGGGTCGCGATGATGCAATGCGGCTAATCGAGCGTTCGGGCCTGATGGAGGTGTTTTGGAAGCAGGTCGGAAATGCCTATGGTTATCAGCCGGACGAGCCCGACTTCGAGGACTTTGCGATCACGCTCTTTCAGTCGGCGTATCTGCGGGCGCTCGGCGAAGATGGCAAGCTGAACGCCGAAGCACTGCTGGTCTTCCGCCGCTGGAAGAACAACCGCCACTGGGAAGAAGCTTTCGAGACACTGGCCGCACGCTATCAGGGCCTGCTGAAGATCCCGGAAGATCTGTCCAAGCGCGATTTCCGGTCGGTAATGGCGGTCGACCATTTCGAGGAAATCGATCGCCACGTCATCCGACAGCTTGTTCATGCGATGTCGACCCAGACTGTGAGCGCATCCGAGGTGCTGAAATGGGTCCGCGAGCGCCGGCAGAGCCATTGGTATAGTGCCTACGAGGATATCTATCAGGCGATCGGCTTTGCGACTGAATTCCAACAGGCGCTGGCCGAGGCCAATCTGGGGATGACGAGCCCTGCCGAGGGGGTGAAGCGGTATGTCAGCAGCTGGTACAAGCTCGACCAGCTCTATCGCAAATTCATCTACCATATGCAGCGCAGCGGCCATGCCTCACTACTCTCGGAACTCTACGATGCGGTCGAGAACAGATACACCAACAGCTACCTCTTGAAGCTGAACGATGCCTGGCAGGATCAGGTCGCAGGGCTGACCGATTGGACCATTCCCGGATACCCACGCCAAAGCGCCTTCTATTTCGAGCAGGCCGCAGAGTTCCGCCGCAAGGACCAGAAGGTTGCGGTCATCATTTCGGATGCTTTGCGCTTTGAGGTGGCCGAGGAATGCCTGCGCCGCATACGGGCGCTGAACCGGTTTGACGCAGAGCTGAAGCCCATGATCAGCGCGCTTCCGAGCTATACACAGCTTGGGATGGCAGCACTTTTGCCAAACCGGGGCCTGTCATTTGCGGCCGATGGGCAGGGTTCTGTCTTGTCGGATGGGGAAAGCACTCAAGGCCTCGCCGCACGCGAAAAGCTCTTGGCAACCGGGCGCGCAGGGGATCGTACCAAGGCCCTGTTGGCGCGCGATGTACTGGATATGCGTGTCGATGAGGGCAAAGAGCTCTTCCGCGACAACGACGTGGTCTACATCTATCACAACCTGATCGACGCGATCGGGGACAAACTGCAGACCGAGGATCAGCTGCCCAAGGCTGCCGAAGACGCGATCGAAGAGCTGACCAAGCTCGTTCGAAAGCTGACCTCGGCAAACTTTTCGAACATCCTAATCACGGCAGATCATGGCTTCCTCTACCAGCACCGAGCGCTTGATGAGAGCGACTTCGCAGTCGCCGATCCCAAAGGCGACGAAATCCTGATGCGGAACCGTCGGTTCGTCGTCGGTCGTGGCCTTCATGGGACCGCAGGCATGAAGAAATTCTCCTCGGCCAACCTGGGCCTCACTGGCGACCTCGATGTCCTGATCCCGAACTCTATCAACCGTCTTCGGGTCAAAGGCGCGGGAAGTCGGTTTGTCCATGGTGGCGCGTCGCTGCAGGAAATCGTCATCCCTGTCATTCGTGTCGGCAAACAACGCGAGGCGGATGTGAACCAGGTCGAGGTGCAGATCATTGTGTCCGGCCGGAGCCAGATCACCTCTGGGCAGACTGCGGTGATCTTCTACCAAGCGCAACCCGTCTCCGAGAAAATGCAGGCCCGCGAGCTGGTCGCGGGAATCTATGCCGCCGATGACACACTGATTTCAGACGAGCATGTCCTACAGTTCGATTTCACATCCGAGAACGCGCGTGAGCGCGAAATGCCCCGGAAGTTCCTGCTGTCGCGGGAGGCGGACAAATTCAACAACCAAGACGTATTCCTGAAATTGCGCGAGCGGGTTGGCAAGACAAGCCACTATCAGGACTACACAAGCCATCGCTTCCAATTGAAACGTGGCATCACAACAGATTTTGACTTTTGAGGAGCGGGCCCATGAGTGATCTCGACGCTAGGATCAATGAACATTTCGCGGGCTTTGTCGTGCGCAAGG contains these protein-coding regions:
- a CDS encoding Eco57I restriction-modification methylase domain-containing protein; this translates as MPKLRDPAETLRVVEARDFGGDLLLKEVQQRIVAVLRMAEALSPKYHAVVANPPYMGNGGMNSKLQGFAKAAFPDSKSDLYAIFMERSVKLARKSGIVSMINMQSWMFLPYFEALRSKLFSNTHVLTMAHLGPRAFDSIGGDVVSTTAFCIQNSRKMDHLAQFIRLVDGRDEEAKSTALLAVASGRSEKNKYFASQNQIEHLPGNLWPIG
- the pglX gene encoding BREX-1 system adenine-specific DNA-methyltransferase PglX codes for the protein MAYWLGQNFLDAFSKAERLGEVFPTRTGLQTGDNGKFVRLWHEVDRAQSSLAPSSADEARNSSLKWFPLNAGGTYRRWFGNNEKVVDWQNDGQNIRKDKLERLDRGEILASNSKPKNEAYYFLPAVTWTRIKSRTFGVRVCEAGTIFDMAGSSVFPGEGNIPIVSAFLNTKICDEALAAINPTVTTQPGDVARFPWLTSAIQGAEKEILQVGAKAIQTAKSDWDAYETSWDFTTLPLLSPEHRGETLAESYATLRAHWQSMTDEMQTLEEENNRIFIDAYGLSAELTPEVPLEEITLTCNPAYRYGVKGSEADRETRLRTDTMAEFLSYAVGCMFGRYSLDAPGLILANQGERLEDYLARVPEPTFAPDADNVIPVLDGDWFPDDITERFRLFLRVTFGEAHFRENLRYIEDALGKDIRKYFTKDFYADHVKRYKKRPIYWMFSSPKGTFNALIYMHRYRGDTVSVILNDYLREFISKLESERGRLEKLSDDPSASQGQRTKALKDMAIIVKHIDELNEWERDVVFPLAQAKIEIDLDDGVKANYPKFGAALKKIPGLEAKDD
- the pglZ gene encoding BREX-1 system phosphatase PglZ type A, which encodes MTDRITASLRRLFDEHRIVFWYDAARDMRGEFDALDLAGVTKVEITNNQFGLKYRMLRQEPKAKFLVFHDGPEPGNAANWLLDLQLATAVFKADQAASWLGELGLPPQFENVVRDHMEFYRSKARVAELKRLLNAADTQSQVLLRMLAVCAGAEGGLDTVVEALLGELAEGRDDAMRLIERSGLMEVFWKQVGNAYGYQPDEPDFEDFAITLFQSAYLRALGEDGKLNAEALLVFRRWKNNRHWEEAFETLAARYQGLLKIPEDLSKRDFRSVMAVDHFEEIDRHVIRQLVHAMSTQTVSASEVLKWVRERRQSHWYSAYEDIYQAIGFATEFQQALAEANLGMTSPAEGVKRYVSSWYKLDQLYRKFIYHMQRSGHASLLSELYDAVENRYTNSYLLKLNDAWQDQVAGLTDWTIPGYPRQSAFYFEQAAEFRRKDQKVAVIISDALRFEVAEECLRRIRALNRFDAELKPMISALPSYTQLGMAALLPNRGLSFAADGQGSVLSDGESTQGLAAREKLLATGRAGDRTKALLARDVLDMRVDEGKELFRDNDVVYIYHNLIDAIGDKLQTEDQLPKAAEDAIEELTKLVRKLTSANFSNILITADHGFLYQHRALDESDFAVADPKGDEILMRNRRFVVGRGLHGTAGMKKFSSANLGLTGDLDVLIPNSINRLRVKGAGSRFVHGGASLQEIVIPVIRVGKQREADVNQVEVQIIVSGRSQITSGQTAVIFYQAQPVSEKMQARELVAGIYAADDTLISDEHVLQFDFTSENAREREMPRKFLLSREADKFNNQDVFLKLRERVGKTSHYQDYTSHRFQLKRGITTDFDF